A single Perca flavescens isolate YP-PL-M2 chromosome 2, PFLA_1.0, whole genome shotgun sequence DNA region contains:
- the tekt4 gene encoding tektin-4 produces the protein MSSEVLVSRPHYDSRAVAQGVPAKDPHVEPDVPQPSSGSATAGYRSAKYYPAEWFSNYRTMLQQAGTHRHEAQSIQRESKTLHQDTEAATLKTQAVGTRLLGERLQETHYWKSELKRHVDKLLADTESMLALKTRLEKALDATEIPFAIATDNLNCRTRRPGADLVRDTVEEELVKEVDLIRSIQALLKRTTAQVVTQIKMNREAKQTLELDWSDKHQAYNFDDHSGRYSNMSPDTQHHPSSASLQDQVCNCTLWTKFTQDNLSKALQEEQATNSLRVLVERVLQDTTDDLRVQCSSVDRAFSQRCAELIEAKTQLEMKHAQVLEQIGAQERNIVALQQAIHNKEAPLRVAQSRLYLRSLRPNMELCRDEPQFSLEGEVRQIDATVASLHQQLSEARGSLSHLEESRITIEKDINCKTHSLFIERDKCMTHRKRYPAVSTLSGY, from the exons atgagctctGAGGTTTTAGTGTCAAGACCCCACTATGACAGCAGAGCAGTGGCTCAGGGAGTCCCGGCTAAAGACCCTCACGTAGAGCCGGATGTCCCGCAGCCGTCCTCGGGCTCAGCCACAGCGGGGTACAGGTCCGCTAAATACTATCCGGCTGAATGGTTCTCAAACTACCGCACGATGCTTCAGCAGGCCGGGACCCACCGCCACGAAGCCCAGAGCATCCAGCGAGAGTCCAAAACTCTGCACCAGGACACCGAGGCTGCCACTTTGAAGACCCAGGCCGTGGGCACACGTCTTCTGGGAGAGAGACTACAAGAGACCCACTACTGGAAGTCTGAGCTGAAGCGGCACGTCGACAAGCTGCTGGCCGACACAGAGTCAATGCTGGCGCTGAAAACGAGGCTGGAGAAGGCGCTGGACGCCACCGAGATTCCGTTTGCCATCGCCACCGATAATCTCAACTGCAGGACCAGGAGACCTGGAGCAGACCTAGTCCGAGACACTGTGGAGGAGGAGCTGGTGAAG GAAGTGGACTTGATCAGGAGCATCCAGGCTCTTCTGAAGAGAACTACAGCTCAGGTTGTCACTCAGATCAA gatgAACCGAGAGGCCAAGCAGACGTTGGAGTTAGACTGGTCTGATAAGCACCAGGCCTACAACTTTGATGACCACAGTGGAagatacagtaacatgagcccAGATACACAGCACCACCCAAGCTCAGCCTCCCTGCAGGACCA GGTGTGTAACTGCACATTGTGGACAAAGTTTACACAGGACAACCTGTCCAAGGCCTTGCAGGAAGAACAGGCCACCAACAGTCTCAG agtgctGGTGGAGAGAGTGCTGCAGGACACTACTGACGATCTGAGAGTCCAGTGCTCCAGTGTGGACCGAGCCTTCAGCCAGCGCTGTGCAGAGCTGATAGAGGCCAAAACCCAGCTGGAGATGAAGCACGCACAG GTCTTGGAGCAGATTGGGGCCCAGGAGAGGAACATTGTGGCTCTGCAGCAGGCCATCCACAACAAAGAGGCTCCACTGAGAGTAGCTCAGTCCAGACTTTACCTCCGCTCCCTCAGACCCAACATGGAGCTCTGCAGAGATGAGCCCCAgttcag TTTGGAAGGAGAGGTGAGACAGATTGATGCCACTGTGGCGTCTCTGCACCAGCAGCTGAGTGAGGCCAGAGGCTCCCTGTCCCACCTGGAAGAGTCACGCATTACAATCGAGAAGGACATTAACTGTAAAACCCACTCACTGTTCATCGAGAGAGACAAGTGCATGACTCACCGTAAACGGTACCCAGCGGTCTCCACACTGTCAGGATACTGA
- the LOC114562358 gene encoding uncharacterized protein LOC114562358: MLQSARSWRQHEQKQNQDSRNRGSGRCSTCILSCVRSAAGLIRVSGYEGREVKVSCPYREGYESYEKYLCKNNCGSDDDVLITTTEAKKNRYSIRDDRQVFTVTISALSRTDAGKYWCGITRTGYDTYPAEVKLEVKQDSCCDHSTKVQRYEESSVSFSCPYESEYQNSLKYICRGNQPSTCLQHALISSDNKQKGQFTLTDDMASRKFTVTITSLTQKNSGSYLCGVHGNTGLDVFSAFELEVKGFQQTSTVMSTINVVPTFTMVEATPIPGKEIKDATLFYSVIFIVPAVLLILTFALVIVYKYKCYNVRGAGGNMNRNKTKTAETEEVISVSDIYQNQDVVYSKQRTSKPQSACQHHDDTGEAEQDSVYQNVTTTDDIYCNQIIIKANRR, from the exons atgttacAAAGTGCGAG gaGCTGGAGGCAACATGAACAGAAACAAAACCAAGACAGCAGAAACAGAGGAAGTGGCAGGTGTAGCACAT GTATCCTAAGTTGTGTGAGGAGTGCAGCAGGGTTAATCCGTGTGTCTGGGTATGAAGGGAGAGAAGTTAAAGTTTCTTGTCCCTACAGAGAGGGTTATGAGTCTTATGAGAAGTACCTGTGCAAGAATAATTGTGGGAGTGATGATGATGTTCTTATTACGACGACAGAAGCAAAGAAGAACAGATACTCCATCCGTGATGACAGACAGGTCTTTACTGTGACCATCTCTGCTTTGAGTCGTACGGATGCTGGGAAATACTGGTGTGGGATTACCAGAACTGGTTATGATACCTACCCTGCGGAAGTAAAACTGGAAGTAAAACAAG ACAGCTGCTGTGATCATTCCACCAAAGTCCAACGTTATGAGGAGAGTTCGGTGTCCTTCAGTTGTCCGTATGAGTCTGAGTACCAGAACAGCCTCAAGTACATCTGCAGAGGAAACCAGCCCTCCACATGTCTGCAGCACGCACTAATCTCCTCTGACAACAAACAAAAGGGACAGTTCACACTTACAGATGACATGGCATCCAGGAAATTCACAGTGACCATTACCAGTTTGACCCAAAAGAATTCTGGGTCATACCTTTGTGGTGTCCATGGAAACACTGGCCTGGATGTTTTCTCTGCTTTTGAGCTAGAAGTCAAAG GCTTTCAGCAGACCAGCACTGTGATGTCTACTATCAATGTGGTTCCTACCTTCACCATGGTGGAAGCAACACCTATCCCTGGAAAAGAgatcaaag atgCAACACTCTTTTACTCTGTGATTTTCATCGTGCCCGCTGTGCTGCTCATACTGACATTTGCACTGGTCATAGtttataaatacaaatgttacAACGTGCGAG gaGCTGGAGGCAACATGAACAGAAACAAAACCAAGACAGCAGAAACAGAGGAAGTGATAAGTGTATCAGAT ATTTACCAAAATCAAGACGTAGTGTACTCAAAGCAGCGGACCTCCAAACCACAGAGCGCCTGTCAACACCATGATGACACAGGTGAAGCCGAACAAGATTCTGTGTACCAAAATGTCACCACAACAGATGATATCTACTGTAATCAAATTATCATCAAAGCCAATAGGAGATGA